In Anthonomus grandis grandis chromosome 16, icAntGran1.3, whole genome shotgun sequence, a single window of DNA contains:
- the LOC126745681 gene encoding polypeptide N-acetylgalactosaminyltransferase 35A-like: MVSINRSFLYGIGFASITWIVSLYLYAQLSRSTEQGSQEVTGYFSDLSVNVADSGQFKRTKKQYDKIFNRKHDNKSGNSIELLDKLKPVWRDRLQKTSDVFEQELFELGLVQDKEEQAVKDEGYKTHAYNVLISKKLSLHRDIPDTRNALCKNLTYQTDLPSASIIICFYNEHYETLLRSIHSILDRTPANLLNEIILVNDFSDIKDLHENLENYINKQKLDKVKLVKTDAREGLIRARIFGARQAKGQVLIFLDSHIEVNKGWIEPLLDQIKSNRTKVVMPVIDIINPDTFGYSSSPLVRGGFNWGLHFKWENLPKGTLVHPEDFVKPIKSPTMAGGLFAIDRKYFIDMGEYDAGMNIWGGENLEISFRIWMCGGSLALIPCSRIGHIFRHRRPYSSPDGQDTMLYNSLRVAHVWLDDYKDFYLNQNKHYKTIDFGDVSSRVQLRKELKCRDFDWYLKNVYPELTLPSDDQSKLKKKWSALEQDKFQPWHSRKRNYLDRFYIRLANSSLCIQSAKDTKTKGSSLVLRPCGKSKDQLWYQTDKNELVLNQLLCLQASKPNPVLYKCHELGADQEWKHKSGRNTPIYNLGAGTCLAVSKKSVNATLQLKLCTDPNLSTWDLVDSI; the protein is encoded by the exons ATGGTGAGCATAAACAGGTCTTTCCTCTATGGCATAGGTTTCGCCTCAATAACCTGGATCGTGTCGCTCTACTTGTATGCCCAACTTTCAAGGAGTACCGAGCAAGGTTCCCAAGAAGTCACTGGTTATTTTAGTGATTTAAGCGTTAATGTAGCTGATTCCGGTCAGTTTAAGCGTACAAAGAAGCAATATGATAagatatttaataggaaacatgATAACAAGAGTGGGAACAGTATCGAGCTCTTGGATAAGTTGAAACCAGTCTGGAGGGATCGTTTGCAGAAAACTAGTGATGTTTTCGAACAAG aactttTTGAACTTGGCCTAGTACAGGACAAAGAGGAACAAGCCGTAAAAGACGAGGGGTACAAAACACATGCCTATAATGTCcttataagtaaaaaattaagtttacaTAGGGACATTCCTGACACAAGAAATGCTCT GTGCAAAAATCTCACATACCAAACCGACCTGCCGTCTGCCTCAATCATTATATGCTTCTACAATGAACATTACGAAACCCTGCTGAGATCCATTCACTCAATATTGGACAGAACTCCCGCGAATCTCCTGAATGAAATCATTTTAGTAAATGATTTTAGTGATATTAAAGATCTGCACGAGAACttagaaaattacataaataaacagAAGTTGGACAAAGTTAAATTGGTTAAAACTGATGCTAGGGAGGGTTTAATAAGGGCTCGAATATTTGGGGCGAGACAAGCCAAGGGGCAG gttttgatatttttagacAGTCATATTGAAGTGAATAAGGGGTGGATCGAACCACTGTTGGACCAAATAAAATCAAACAGGACCAAAGTGGTCATGCCAGTTATCGATATTATTAATCCGGATACTTTCGGTTATAGTTCGAGTCCTTTGGTTCGAGGCGGATTTAATTGGGGGCTTCATTTCAAGTGGGAAAATTTACCTAAAG GCACTTTGGTTCATCCAGAAGATTTTGTAAAGCCGATTAAATCCCCCACTATGGCTGGAGGACTGTTTGCTATAGATAGGAAATATTTTATCGATATGGGGGAATATGATGCTGGAATGAATATATGGGGAGGAGAGAATTTGGAGATTTCTTTTAGG ATCTGGATGTGCGGTGGCTCTTTAGCGTTGATCCCTTGCAGCAGGATAGGACACATCTTCAGACACAGAAGACCGTACAGTTCACCAGACGGTCAAGACACAATGTTATACAATTCTTTACGGGTGGCACACGTTTGGTTAGACGATTACAAA gaCTTCTATTTGAACCAAAACAAACATTATAAAACCATAGACTTTGGGGATGTATCCTCGCGGGTACAACTAAGAAAAGAACTGAAATGTCGCGACTTCGACTGGTATTTGAAGAACGTGTATCCGGAACTCACTCTGCCTTCGGACGATCAAagtaaattgaagaaaaaatggtCTGCGTTGGAACAGGACAAGTTCCAGCCGTGGCATTCGAGAAAAAGGAATTATCTTGATAGGTTTTACATTAG ACTGGCAAACAGCTCTCTGTGCATACAAAGTGCTAAGGACACAAAAACCAAGGGCAGTTCTTTGGTTTTACGTCCTTGTGGTAAATCTAAGGACCAACTGTGGTATCAGACCGATAAAAACGAGCTGGTTTTAAATCAGCTTTTGTGTTTGCAGGCTTCCAAGCCGAATCCGGTTTTGTATAAATGTCACGAACTGGGAGCGGATCAAGAGTGGAAACATAAGAGCGGa AGAAACACTCCAATATACAACTTGGGCGCGGGTACTTGTTTAGCAGTATCCAAGAAATCGGTGAACGCCACCTTACAATTGAAACTGTGCACCGATCCCAACTTAAGTACCTGGGACCTCGTTGATTCCATTTAA